The genomic stretch ACAAGGCTTCATAATATTCCTTTTGCTTATCCTTAATTAATGACTCAAGTGGTATAAATTCAAAAACAGGATAAGTGTTGATAAGAATCGCCGATTGCCAAAGCCTGCCCATTCTCCCGTTGCCATCGGAAAACGGATGAATAAATTCCAGTTTGTAGTGCACAACACTGGATTTGATAAAAGTATGTATCTCTTTTTCGTTTTTTAAAAAACCAAATAAATCACTTATAAGTTTCGGTACCTGAGTATATTTGGGTGCCATATGTATTATTTTACTACCTTTCATAACACCCACATTGCCCGAACGCAGTTTCCCCGCATCTATAGCAATGTCTTTCATAAGAGTTTTATGGGCCAATAAAAGAGATTTTAAGCTATTAACATTATACTGTTTGATCTTGCCATATACTTCAACTGCATTTTTAACTTCTAAAATATCTTTAGCCGGTCCGATTACTCTTTTATTATCCAAAATGTCCGTTACCTGAGATTCGGAAAGAATGTTGCCTTCTATAGCCAAACTTGCATGAATGGTTTTGATGCGGTTATGCCTGCGCAACCGAGGAGTGGGCGGAAAAACTTTAAAACCTTCACACTGACCGATT from Candidatus Omnitrophota bacterium encodes the following:
- a CDS encoding Fic family protein; translation: MKPPFRITSKIVNLCSSISRIIGQCEGFKVFPPTPRLRRHNRIKTIHASLAIEGNILSESQVTDILDNKRVIGPAKDILEVKNAVEVYGKIKQYNVNSLKSLLLAHKTLMKDIAIDAGKLRSGNVGVMKGSKIIHMAPKYTQVPKLISDLFGFLKNEKEIHTFIKSSVVHYKLEFIHPFSDGNGRMGRLWQSAILINTYPVFEFIPLESLIKDKQKEYYEALSTSDQKGESTVFIEFMLMIIKDAIEEFVKEIRTAPQTCKTRLASAVQHFAKVFFSRKEYMQFHKDISSATASRDLLFGIKNKILKKSGCASLTRYKFI